TGTCAGTTCTTCGGCAAGCTTCTTTGTCAGCGTGGTGATCAGCACCCGGTCGCCCTTCTCGGTCGTCTTCTGGATCTCTTCAAGCACATCGGCCATCTGGCCCCTGACCGGCCTGATCTCGACAAGAGGATCCACAAGTCCTGTAGGACGTATGATCTGCTCCACTACATTCAGCGAATGCTCCTCCTCGTATATACCCGGCGTCGCCGATACGAAGATCACGTGCCTCATGTACTCCTCGAATTCATTGAAGACGAGAGGGCGGTTGTCAAATGCCGAAGGAAGCCTGAAACCGTAATCTACGAGAGGGATCTTTCTCGACCGGTCACCGTTGTACATCCCCCTGACCTGCGGGAGCGTCTGGTGGCTCTCGTCCACGACGAGTAGGAAATCATCAGGGAAGTAGTCGAGCAGGCAGAACGGTTTCTCGCCCTCCGCCCGCCTGTCAAAATGCCGCGAATAATTCTCTATGCCCTTGCAGGATCCCGTCTCCTCGATCATCTCCATGTCGTAAAGAGTCCTCTGCTTAAGGCGGTGAGCCTCCAGCGGTCCAAGCAAAGGAAGTCTCTCCTCGAGCTCGGCTTTTATCGCCTCGATCGCCGCGGCCTTCTCCTCCTCTGGGATGACATAATGGCGGGCCGGATAGACGAAGAAATACTTCATCGGTTCGAGGATCTCACCCGTGTTCTTATCCACCTCGGATATCCTCTCGATCTCGTCGCCGAACATCTCGATACGGATGATGTTGTTGAAATAACCTGGTATCAAGTCGATAGTATCCCCGCGGACCCTGAACCGGCCCGGCATCAGTTCGGTATCGTTCCTCTCGAAAAGGATATCGACAAGTTTCATCAGGAGATCGTTCCTTTTTATCCGGTCTCCGGTCTTCAGCTCGAACCCGAGATTTTCGAAATTTTCCGGATTGCCGAGACCGTATATCGCAGAGACGGAGGCGACAACGATAACATCGGTTCTCGACAGAAGCGAAGCAGTTGCAGCAAGCCGCATCTGCTCGATCTTCGGGTTGATCTGCGCATCCTTCTCGATATACTGGTCCTTCTGCGGTATATACGATTCCGGCTGGTAATAGTCATAATAGGATACGAAATATTCCACCCTGTTCCCGGGGAAGAACTCCTTAAACTCGTTGTAGAGCTGTGCGGCAAGCGTCTTGTTGTGCGCGAGAACAAGAGCAGGCTTCTGGTAATATTCGATGACGTTGGCTATGGTAAATGTCTTCCCCGAACCGGTAACCCCGAGGAGGGTCTGGAACCTCTCGCCTTTCTTCAGCCCTTCGTCGAGTTCTTTGATCGCCTCCGGCTGGGATCCGGCCGGAGCGAAATCTGACACCAGTTTAAATTTCTTTTCAGTCTTCATCGAATGCCTCCTTCGACCTGAGCAGCCTGTTGTATGAAATTGCGAACCTGTGCGCCTCGTCCCTAATCTCCTGGAGAAACAGCGATGCCTTGTCGTTTTTCTTCAGCGGCAGGGGGGACGACATGCCGGGGACAAAGACTTCCTCCTCCCTTTTTGCAAGAGAGATGACCGGAATACCCACATCCAGTTTCTCGAGCTCCCCGAGAGCCGATGAGAGCTGACCCTTGCCGCCGTCGATTACGATAAGATCGGGAAGCTCGGCTTCCTCCTTAATAAGGCGCGAGTATCTTCTCCCGACGACCTCAGCGATAGAAGCGAAGTCATCGATCCCTTCGACAGCTTTGATCCTGAACCGCCTGTAATTCCGTTTGTCGGGTTTTCCGTAGCGGAACTGGACCATAGATCCTACCATCGCCGTCCCCGACAGGTGGGATATGTCGAAGCACTCGATAACATCGGGGGACTCTGTCAGGTGCAGCGCCTTCCTAAGTCTCTCCACTTTCGCCTCGCCGCCGAAGAACACCGATTCGATATTCTTCTTCACGAGATCCAGGAGCGCCTTCTTCTCTCCCTTCTGCGGAACGGTTACACGGACCTTCATTCCTTTTATCGAGGAAAGGTAGTCTTCGAGCGCCTCGTCCGGGATCTCCGGGAGGATCAGTTCGCGGGGAGGCTCGTTCTCTGCGTAGTACTGGATTATGAACTCCCCGAAAGAGCCCTCGTCGCAGTCGAATACGAACTCTTTCTTTTCGCCCAGTGTTCCCTTGTAGACGGAAAAGAGCATGAGATACATAATCCCGTCCCTGACGGTATAATTGATTATATCCTCGTCCGTATCCTTTCTTTGGTCTATATGCTGCCTTTCGGACAAGTGCCGGACCGCCGTTATCTGGTCCCGGACAACCATCGCTTTTTCGAATTCCCGTGCGGCCGAGAGTCCGGCCATCTCCTCCTTAAGAGAAGAGATTATCTCCGAATTATTTCCTTTCAGTACTGAGACCGCCTTACGAACGAGATCGGAATAATCCTCCGCGCTGATCTGCCCGATGCACGGGGCGCTGCACGTGCCCATATGATACCTGAGACATGCCCTCTTCCTGAGTTTCCTGCACGATCGAAGCCGAAATGTCTTTCGTACGACAGAAAGAACATAATCCCTCTCCTTTGCGGATACGAAAGGCCCGAAGTATTCCCCTGAGTCACCTTTCCTCCTCGCGATTCCGATCCGCGGGAACTTTCCGCCGGTGATATGAATATAGGCGTAGTTCTTCGAGTCCCTGAGATCGATATTGTATTTCGGCTGGTATCTCTTGATCAGGTTGTTCTCGAGGATCAGGGCCTCCGTCTCGCTCCGGGTGACGATATAGTCGAAATCTTCGGCCACGCCGAGCATTGCATTTGTCTTCGGATCGTGACTGCCTGTAAAATAGCTCGATACTCTCTTCTTAAGGTTTTTCGCCTTGCCGATATATACGGGAGTTCCCACGGAATCCCTGTATATATAACAGCCTGGCTCTTCCGGAAGAGAGTCGGTGTTCATGTCAGTATCATTTCCCTTTTTTCAGCAGCGGGACGAGGAACTTTCCCGTATAGCTGATCCCGGATTCAGCAACCTCCTCCGGGGTTCCTTCCGCGATGATCTCGCCGCCGCCGTCACCTCCTTCGGGGCCGAGGTCGATAATATAATCTGCCGATTTTATCACATCAAGGTTATGCTCGATTACAACGACTGTGTTCCCTTTCTCCACAAGGCTGTCAAGCACCTCGATAAGTTTCCTTACATCATGGAAATGGAGTCCGGTCGTCGGTTCGTCGAGAAGGTATATCGTATTACCGGTGGCACGTTTCGAAAGTTCTCTCGTGAGCTTTATCCTCTGTGCTTCTCCGCCCGAGAGCGTTGTCGAGCTCTGCCCGAGTTTTATGTACCCGAGACCGACGCGGCACAGTGTCCCGAGTTTGCTTCTGATGGAGGGAATGTTTTCAAACAGTTCATACGCCTCTTCGACCGTCATATCCAGGACCTCGGCGATCGACTTCCCCTTGTACTTCACCTCGAGCGTCTCTGAGTTGAACCTCGTTCCCTTGCACTCCTCGCACTCGACGTAGACGTCGGGCAGGAAGTTCATCTCGATCTTAATCAGGCCCTCTCCGCCGCATGCCTCGCATCGTCCGCCTTTGACATTGAACGAGAACCGGCCGGGCTTGTAACCGCGTATCTTCGCCTCCTTCGTCTCGGCGAACACCTTTCTTATCTCATCGAATACCTTTGTGTAGGTCGCCGGGTTCGAACGCGGTGTTCTGCCAATCGGGCTCTGGTCGATCACGATCACTTTGTCGATCTTCTCGTCGAAGACCATCTCCCTGTAAGATCCCGGTGAAGTCTTCGATTTGTACAGCTCCTTCACCAGGGCACGATAAAGGGTGTCGTAGATCAGTGTGGATTTTCCGCTGCCGGAGACTCCCGTCACGACGGTAAAGAGTCCCAAAGGTATCTTTGCATCTACGGATTTCAGATTATTCTGCGTACAGCCGTAGATTTTCACAGAATTTTTGAATTCCCTCCTCTTCGAAGGGACTTTGATCTCCTCTATCCCGGAAAGATATTGTCCGGTGATCGATTTCGGATTATCCGATATTTCCCCCGGCGTCCCTTCGGCGACTACGAATCCCCCGTGAATTCCTGCGCCGGGACCCATATCGAGGACATAATCGGCCTGCCGGATAGTATCCTCGTCATGCTCGACGACGACTAGAGTGTTCCCGAGATCGCGGAGCTTCTGTAAAGTCTCGATCAACTTATGGTTGTCTCTCTGGTGAAGACCGATCGAAGGCTCGTCAAGGACATAAAGGACCCCGGTCAGGTTAGACCCGATCTGTGTCGCAAGCCTGATCCTCTGGGCTTCGCCCCCCGAGAGAGTTCCCGCATTTCTAGACAAAGTGAGATATCCCAGGCCGACTTGTTCGAGGAAGACAAGCCTCGACCTGATCTCTTTTAAGATCTGTTTTGCGATCTCCCTCTCCTTGTCTGTCAGTTCAAGGTTTTCGAAGAATTCGAGGCACCGGCTTACAGGCATGTCGGTGACATCTACAATTGAATTCTCATTGATGCGTACTGCAAGAACCTTGTCCTTGAGCCTTTTTCCCTTACACGAAGGACACTCGGATATCCGCATGAACTTCTCGAGTTCTTTCTTCCTGTACTCGGATTTCGTCTGACCGTAGAGCCGTTCGGCCTGCGGAAGAAGACCCTCCCATCTACCGTTGTGCGACCAGTAGGCATCTCCTCCCTTCGCTCTCATATCGAACCGAATCTTATCGTTCGAACCGAACATCAGTGCATTATACTGTTCGTCGGAAAGCTCAGAGATCGGGGTGAAGATATCGAACCCGAAATGCTTCGCAACCGCCGCAAGATACTGAACCCTGTACCCGTCAAGGAAGTTCCTGTACATTGCTACAGCACCGTCAGACAGTGATTTGCTCCTGTCGGGAATTATCAGGTCAGGATCGAAGTCCATCTTTATTCCGAGGCCGTTACACTCCTCGCACGCACCGAACGGACTGTTGAACGAGAACATCCTCGGCTGGAGCTCCTCGAACCCTATTCCGCATATGGGACAGGCCATCTTCGATGAGAATATCTGTTCTTTTTCATCGCCCTGAATTATCACGAGGCCGCCCGATCTCTCGATCGCTGTCTCCAGGGCCTCCACAAGACGGCTCCGCTCCCCAGAGGGATCAAGTCGATCGATCACGATCTCTATATCGTGTTTCACGTATCTTTCAAGAGAGATCTCTTCGTCGGTCCGGACGATATTGCCGTCTACCCTCGCCCGGGTAAATCCATCGGAATTCAGGTCCTTCAGGAGCTGCTGGTATGTTCCCTTCTTCTGCCGGATTACCGGCGAGAGTATATTCACCATCCCTGAAAATTCGGCAGTTACCGCTTCTGCAATCCTGTCCGCCGACTGGGATTCGATCCTTATGTTGTGCTCCGGGCAGTAAGGCACACCGATCCTTGCAAAAAGAAGACGGAGATAGTCGTAAATTTCTGTGACCGTTCCGACAGTACTTCTCGGATTCTTCGATGTGGTCTTCTGCTCTATTGATATCGCAGGGGAGAGCCCGTCGATGGAATCGACATCCGGCTTGTTCATCAGCCCGAGGAACTGGCGGGCATAGGCGGAGAGCGATTCGACATATCTTCTCTGCCCTTCGGCATATATAGTGTCGAATGCAAGCGTGGACTTACCGCTGCCCGAAACCCCTGTAATTACTATTAATTCATCACGGGGGAGCGAAACGGAGATATTTTTGAGATTGTGCTCCCTCGCCCCGCGAATAATAATTCGATCCATTTCTCTTATAAAAGAGGTTATCTGGTTTCATATACATGAGCATAATGGCAGGCGGTGTGAAAGTGAAGTCCGGATTTTAACCTGACTTTTTTGCATCTTCAGGTGCGTTTATAATCTCTTTCAATTCATCGCTATCCGGGCGAATATTAGGATCGGGATATCAGAGAAATTTTTCTCAGGCACCTGTCACAGAGCATCGATCAGATCGGTAGAGGGTACCGGCGTTCATGCTGACAGCAGTTCACATCTCTCACAATTTCTGCAATAAATCTATTTTATTTAAAGTTGCATATTTCAGCAGGTGATCTCTTGGACACATATGACTATGCCAGGGAACAGACGATCGTTCAGACAACAGTTAAACTGAGCGCGAATACATACCAGCTGTCTGTAACTAATTATCGTCTGGCATTCGTGCCCCGTGAATCGACCGGGGTTTCACCGTTTTCATATTATTACGAATATATAACAGGTTTCAGGCCGGTTCAGAGCGGGTACTACGAACCGTGCATCGAACTCTCAATAAGATATTCAAACGGGATGACGGATGCTATGCAGATAGTATTTGCCGATGCAGGTGATCG
This DNA window, taken from Methanolacinia paynteri, encodes the following:
- the uvrB gene encoding excinuclease ABC subunit UvrB — its product is MKTEKKFKLVSDFAPAGSQPEAIKELDEGLKKGERFQTLLGVTGSGKTFTIANVIEYYQKPALVLAHNKTLAAQLYNEFKEFFPGNRVEYFVSYYDYYQPESYIPQKDQYIEKDAQINPKIEQMRLAATASLLSRTDVIVVASVSAIYGLGNPENFENLGFELKTGDRIKRNDLLMKLVDILFERNDTELMPGRFRVRGDTIDLIPGYFNNIIRIEMFGDEIERISEVDKNTGEILEPMKYFFVYPARHYVIPEEEKAAAIEAIKAELEERLPLLGPLEAHRLKQRTLYDMEMIEETGSCKGIENYSRHFDRRAEGEKPFCLLDYFPDDFLLVVDESHQTLPQVRGMYNGDRSRKIPLVDYGFRLPSAFDNRPLVFNEFEEYMRHVIFVSATPGIYEEEHSLNVVEQIIRPTGLVDPLVEIRPVRGQMADVLEEIQKTTEKGDRVLITTLTKKLAEELTEFLASKKIKTRYLHSDIKTIERTEIIRELRLGKFDVLVGINLLREGLDIPEVGFIGILDADKEGFLRDSRSLIQIIGRAARNANSYVVLYADNMTDSIKKAVSETERRRNMQLEFNESHGIVPVTIKKPVREKEIDIKDIKHIPKAEIPNLIIELEADMDAAAEALDFERAIVLRDRIRQLSEETEEGGGKKKGRRY
- the uvrC gene encoding excinuclease ABC subunit UvrC; amino-acid sequence: MNTDSLPEEPGCYIYRDSVGTPVYIGKAKNLKKRVSSYFTGSHDPKTNAMLGVAEDFDYIVTRSETEALILENNLIKRYQPKYNIDLRDSKNYAYIHITGGKFPRIGIARRKGDSGEYFGPFVSAKERDYVLSVVRKTFRLRSCRKLRKRACLRYHMGTCSAPCIGQISAEDYSDLVRKAVSVLKGNNSEIISSLKEEMAGLSAAREFEKAMVVRDQITAVRHLSERQHIDQRKDTDEDIINYTVRDGIMYLMLFSVYKGTLGEKKEFVFDCDEGSFGEFIIQYYAENEPPRELILPEIPDEALEDYLSSIKGMKVRVTVPQKGEKKALLDLVKKNIESVFFGGEAKVERLRKALHLTESPDVIECFDISHLSGTAMVGSMVQFRYGKPDKRNYRRFRIKAVEGIDDFASIAEVVGRRYSRLIKEEAELPDLIVIDGGKGQLSSALGELEKLDVGIPVISLAKREEEVFVPGMSSPLPLKKNDKASLFLQEIRDEAHRFAISYNRLLRSKEAFDED
- the uvrA gene encoding excinuclease ABC subunit UvrA, which produces MDRIIIRGAREHNLKNISVSLPRDELIVITGVSGSGKSTLAFDTIYAEGQRRYVESLSAYARQFLGLMNKPDVDSIDGLSPAISIEQKTTSKNPRSTVGTVTEIYDYLRLLFARIGVPYCPEHNIRIESQSADRIAEAVTAEFSGMVNILSPVIRQKKGTYQQLLKDLNSDGFTRARVDGNIVRTDEEISLERYVKHDIEIVIDRLDPSGERSRLVEALETAIERSGGLVIIQGDEKEQIFSSKMACPICGIGFEELQPRMFSFNSPFGACEECNGLGIKMDFDPDLIIPDRSKSLSDGAVAMYRNFLDGYRVQYLAAVAKHFGFDIFTPISELSDEQYNALMFGSNDKIRFDMRAKGGDAYWSHNGRWEGLLPQAERLYGQTKSEYRKKELEKFMRISECPSCKGKRLKDKVLAVRINENSIVDVTDMPVSRCLEFFENLELTDKEREIAKQILKEIRSRLVFLEQVGLGYLTLSRNAGTLSGGEAQRIRLATQIGSNLTGVLYVLDEPSIGLHQRDNHKLIETLQKLRDLGNTLVVVEHDEDTIRQADYVLDMGPGAGIHGGFVVAEGTPGEISDNPKSITGQYLSGIEEIKVPSKRREFKNSVKIYGCTQNNLKSVDAKIPLGLFTVVTGVSGSGKSTLIYDTLYRALVKELYKSKTSPGSYREMVFDEKIDKVIVIDQSPIGRTPRSNPATYTKVFDEIRKVFAETKEAKIRGYKPGRFSFNVKGGRCEACGGEGLIKIEMNFLPDVYVECEECKGTRFNSETLEVKYKGKSIAEVLDMTVEEAYELFENIPSIRSKLGTLCRVGLGYIKLGQSSTTLSGGEAQRIKLTRELSKRATGNTIYLLDEPTTGLHFHDVRKLIEVLDSLVEKGNTVVVIEHNLDVIKSADYIIDLGPEGGDGGGEIIAEGTPEEVAESGISYTGKFLVPLLKKGK